Proteins encoded by one window of Musa acuminata AAA Group cultivar baxijiao chromosome BXJ2-9, Cavendish_Baxijiao_AAA, whole genome shotgun sequence:
- the LOC135583843 gene encoding ER lumen protein-retaining receptor yields MNIFRLAGDMTHLMSVLVLLLKIHTIKSCAGISLKTQELYALVFATRYLDIFTDFISVYNTIMKLIFLGSSFSIVWYMRRHKLVRRSYDKEQDTFRHFFLVLPCLLLALVMNEKFTFKEVMWAFSLYLEAVAILPQLVLLQRTKNIDNLTGQYVFLLGAYRAFYIFNWIYRYFTEPHYVHWITWISGLVQTLLYADFFYYYFNSWKNNVKLHLPA; encoded by the exons ATGAACATCTTCAGGTTAGCGGGCGACATGACGCATCTCATGAGCGTCCTTGTCCTCCTCCTCAAGATCCACACCATCAAATCATGTGCCG GTATTTCTCTGAAGACCCAAGAGCTTTATGCTCTTGTTTTTGCCACTCGGTACTTGGATATTTTTACTGATTTTATCTCAGTTTATAATACAATTATGAAGCTTATTTTCTTGGGGAGCTCTTTCTCAATTGTTTGGTACATGAGACGACACAAACTTGTCCGTAGATCTTATGACAAGGAACAAGACACTTTTCGGCATTTTTTCCTTGTATTACCATGTCTACTTTTGGCCCTAGTTATGAATGAAAAGTTCACATTTAAGGAG GTTATGTGGGCATTCTCCTTATATTTGGAAGCTGTTGCAATACTTCCTCAACTGGTATTGCTGCAAAGGACAAAAAATATAGACAACTTGACTGGTCAATATGTCTTTCTCCTAGG GGCATATAGAGCATTTTACATTTTTAACTGGATTTACCGCTACTTCACTGAGCCTCACTATGTTCATTGGATAA CATGGATATCTGGACTGGTGCAGACACTGCTTTATGCTGATTTCTTCTACTACTACTTCAATAG TTGGAAGAACAATGTCAAGCTCCATCTACCAGCATAA